One genomic region from Thermococcus sp. encodes:
- a CDS encoding ribose-phosphate diphosphokinase encodes MFVIGSGAKHLEDEMRQLGAEIIEVELRKFPDGEKYVRVMGSGSEATVVSSTFYPQDERILELLLIGDALRERGFEKLRAVVPYFAYSRQDRVVKEGEPVSVRAVMRALGLYYDELYVVDIHNPRTLSYFPGKAINVSPARAIAEYFGEKLGEGLVLAPDKGALGRAKAVAELLGVEYSHFEKRRISPTEVEMRPVEVDVRGKNVLIVDDIISTGGTMIKASSILRKLGAGRIFVGVTHGVFAEGAIERVSKAVDELAVTNTIPTPVSRISIVPEIVGLQSARE; translated from the coding sequence ATGTTCGTCATCGGCAGTGGCGCAAAACACCTTGAAGACGAGATGCGCCAATTGGGGGCCGAAATCATTGAGGTTGAACTCAGGAAGTTTCCGGACGGGGAGAAATACGTCAGGGTCATGGGGAGCGGAAGTGAAGCGACGGTCGTCAGCTCGACCTTTTACCCCCAGGATGAGAGGATACTGGAGCTATTACTCATAGGGGACGCCCTCAGAGAGAGGGGCTTTGAAAAGCTCAGGGCCGTTGTTCCCTACTTCGCCTACAGCAGGCAGGACAGGGTGGTGAAGGAGGGCGAACCCGTCAGTGTCAGGGCCGTTATGAGGGCCCTCGGCCTCTACTACGATGAGCTCTATGTCGTCGATATTCACAACCCCCGGACACTCTCCTACTTCCCGGGAAAAGCAATCAACGTATCCCCAGCTAGGGCCATAGCGGAGTACTTCGGAGAAAAGCTAGGGGAGGGCCTCGTTCTGGCCCCGGACAAGGGTGCTCTGGGGAGGGCGAAGGCCGTTGCGGAGCTCCTTGGGGTTGAGTACAGCCACTTTGAAAAGCGCAGGATATCCCCCACCGAAGTTGAGATGAGGCCCGTAGAGGTGGACGTCCGTGGAAAGAACGTCCTCATAGTGGACGACATCATAAGCACCGGGGGGACGATGATAAAGGCTTCGTCAATCCTGAGAAAGCTCGGGGCCGGTAGGATATTCGTTGGGGTCACCCATGGAGTCTTCGCGGAGGGGGCGATAGAGAGGGTTAGTAAGGCCGTCGATGAGCTCGCGGTCACGAACACCATACCTACTCCGGTGTCGAGGATAAGTATTGTTCCGGAGATAGTGGGTCTTCAATCCGCCCGGGAGTGA
- a CDS encoding DUF1614 domain-containing protein, whose translation MSRRFLFPALRWPFFLLVALFFVLVFVLFSGAVMLAFHRLGIPPQVAVTLFTFALVGSFINIPIAEEVTYEPVIRVHSAGLFGLLYSVPYFDWEERKTVIAINVGGALVPVSVVIYEFIRMIEYSQYGLLVNTLLAVAVASLFSNAVARPVRGLGIAMPSLFPPLMAVLLGWAFGDGNPTVVAYVSGTLGVLIGADLMNWGKMKKLGAPMVSIGGAGTFDGIFLAGVIAVLLV comes from the coding sequence ATGAGTAGGCGCTTCCTCTTCCCGGCCCTCAGGTGGCCTTTCTTCCTTCTCGTGGCCCTTTTCTTCGTCCTCGTCTTTGTTCTTTTCTCCGGTGCGGTTATGCTCGCCTTTCACCGGCTGGGAATCCCGCCCCAGGTTGCGGTTACGCTCTTCACCTTCGCCCTCGTTGGGAGCTTCATAAACATCCCCATAGCGGAGGAAGTAACATACGAGCCAGTGATACGTGTCCATTCTGCCGGTCTCTTCGGTCTTCTTTACAGCGTCCCATACTTCGACTGGGAGGAGAGAAAGACAGTGATAGCTATCAATGTTGGAGGAGCCCTCGTCCCCGTGAGCGTTGTGATATACGAGTTCATAAGGATGATTGAGTACTCCCAGTACGGCCTTCTCGTGAACACTCTGCTGGCCGTTGCCGTGGCATCTCTCTTCAGCAACGCCGTTGCCAGGCCTGTGAGGGGCCTCGGTATAGCCATGCCCTCCCTGTTTCCACCCCTGATGGCCGTTCTCCTCGGCTGGGCCTTCGGAGACGGAAATCCAACGGTCGTTGCCTACGTGAGCGGAACCCTTGGGGTTCTCATAGGGGCCGACCTTATGAATTGGGGCAAGATGAAGAAGCTCGGTGCTCCGATGGTCAGCATAGGTGGTGCCGGAACCTTCGACGGCATATTCCTCGCGGGGGTCATTGCCGTTCTGCTGGTTTAA
- a CDS encoding ASCH domain-containing protein yields the protein MGMKRKGLIVREPFASLIVDGEKVWEIRKSRTRVRGEILIISKGKAIGKAELVEVLGPFTPEELAEHEEKHRASPEFLREYSNGKPLYVWVLRNAERFEKPKDVEMARGVQIWANVVVKDE from the coding sequence ATGGGTATGAAGAGGAAGGGTCTAATAGTCAGGGAGCCCTTTGCGAGCCTTATAGTGGACGGCGAGAAGGTCTGGGAGATAAGGAAGTCCCGGACGAGGGTTAGGGGTGAGATTCTGATAATATCCAAGGGGAAGGCGATAGGAAAGGCCGAACTCGTTGAGGTTCTCGGTCCCTTCACTCCGGAGGAGCTGGCTGAGCACGAGGAAAAGCACAGGGCCAGCCCCGAGTTCCTGAGGGAATACTCCAACGGAAAGCCACTCTACGTATGGGTTCTTAGAAATGCTGAGCGCTTTGAGAAGCCCAAGGACGTTGAGATGGCCAGGGGAGTCCAGATATGGGCCAACGTGGTGGTCAAGGATGAGTAG
- a CDS encoding MBL fold metallo-hydrolase yields MRIIWYGHSCFWIETKGVKILIDPYPEVDDDRIGEVDYILITHEHTDHYGKVELLSRLRGATVIGPKQVYLMAVSDGITRAREIDIGETIELENGVKVTAVPVEHPSSQYPVGYLIEGDKRVLHLGDTYASPIFQRLRGKVDILLVPISGRSTANEREAAHIVEDIRPRIVIPMHYGVYGEGDPEKLAEELRKRRVWVLVKRPELYREMTF; encoded by the coding sequence ATGAGGATAATCTGGTACGGACACTCATGCTTCTGGATTGAGACGAAGGGAGTGAAGATATTGATAGACCCCTACCCTGAGGTCGACGACGACAGGATAGGGGAGGTGGATTACATACTGATAACCCACGAGCACACCGACCACTACGGGAAGGTTGAGTTGCTATCGAGGCTCAGGGGGGCAACGGTAATAGGACCCAAGCAGGTCTACCTCATGGCGGTGAGCGACGGCATAACCCGGGCGAGGGAGATTGACATCGGGGAGACCATAGAGCTGGAGAACGGCGTTAAGGTGACCGCTGTCCCGGTAGAGCACCCTTCGAGCCAGTATCCTGTTGGCTACCTCATAGAGGGCGACAAGAGGGTTCTGCACCTCGGGGACACCTACGCGAGCCCAATATTTCAGAGACTCCGGGGTAAGGTCGACATACTCCTCGTTCCAATAAGCGGACGCTCCACCGCGAACGAGCGCGAAGCAGCTCACATAGTGGAGGATATAAGGCCGAGGATAGTAATTCCCATGCACTACGGTGTTTATGGCGAGGGCGACCCGGAAAAGCTCGCCGAGGAGCTGAGGAAGAGACGCGTCTGGGTTCTCGTCAAGAGGCCCGAGCTTTATAGGGAGATGACCTTCTGA
- the radB gene encoding DNA repair and recombination protein RadB, with the protein MLSTGSRKLDELLGGGFGEGVLTQVYGPYATGKTTLAVQTGLLSGGKVAYVDTEGGFSPERLTQMASSRGIDPEEALFRFVLFTPADWKEQRKVIGSLKKLVDETFSLIVVDSITAHYRAEENRSGLIADLSRQLQILLWLARKNSIPVIVINQVHFDTRLERTRPVAEHTLGYRCKDILRLDKLPKPGLRLAVLERHRFRPEGVMAYFRITEKGIEDVE; encoded by the coding sequence ATGCTCTCAACCGGCTCCAGGAAGTTGGACGAACTCCTGGGCGGGGGTTTCGGAGAGGGGGTTCTCACACAGGTATACGGGCCGTACGCAACGGGGAAAACAACGCTGGCAGTTCAGACGGGCCTCCTCAGCGGGGGGAAGGTGGCTTACGTTGACACCGAGGGTGGCTTTTCACCTGAGAGGCTCACTCAGATGGCCAGTTCCAGGGGCATTGATCCAGAGGAGGCCCTCTTCAGATTCGTACTCTTCACCCCGGCCGACTGGAAGGAGCAGAGAAAAGTCATAGGCTCCCTTAAAAAGCTCGTCGACGAGACCTTCTCCCTCATCGTCGTGGACTCCATAACAGCCCATTACCGGGCGGAGGAGAACCGGAGCGGGCTGATAGCCGATTTAAGCAGACAGCTCCAGATACTCCTCTGGCTGGCGAGAAAGAACTCTATTCCTGTCATAGTTATAAACCAGGTTCACTTCGACACGAGGCTTGAGAGGACGAGACCCGTCGCGGAGCACACACTGGGATACCGGTGCAAGGACATACTCAGGCTCGACAAGCTTCCAAAGCCGGGCCTCAGGCTGGCAGTCCTTGAGAGGCATCGCTTCAGGCCGGAGGGTGTTATGGCCTACTTCAGGATAACGGAGAAGGGCATCGAGGACGTTGAATAG
- a CDS encoding cyclic 2,3-diphosphoglycerate synthase has product MPEKKRKRVLILGAAGRDFHNFNVFFRDNPEYEVVAFTATQIPDIEGRIYPPELAGELYPNGIPIWSEDDMEKIIREHDIDIVVFAYSDVSHEHVMHLASRAHSAGADFWLLGPKSTMLKSSKPVVAVTAVRTGCGKSQTSRKVAKLLQEMGYKVVAIRHPMPYGDLRKQVVQRFASFEDLDKYECTIEEREEYEPYIERGMVVYAGVDYEKILREAEKEADIILWDGGNNDFPFYVPDLWIVVTDPHRPGHELKYHPGETNFRSADVIIINKIDTANRDDIQKVRENIEKINPNATVIEAASPIFVDKPELIKGKRVLVVEDGPTLTHGGMRYGAGYVAAKKFGAKEIIDPRPYAVGSIVETYKKYPHLDVILPAMGYGKKQIKELEETINRADADVVIMGTPVDLRRFMNLNKPAVRVKYELEEIGQPKLKDVLEEWVKNCEKLRK; this is encoded by the coding sequence ATGCCGGAGAAGAAGAGAAAGAGGGTTCTCATTTTGGGCGCCGCTGGCAGGGACTTCCACAACTTCAACGTCTTCTTCAGGGACAATCCAGAATACGAGGTCGTGGCCTTCACGGCTACGCAGATACCGGACATCGAGGGAAGAATTTACCCGCCCGAACTCGCCGGCGAGCTCTACCCGAACGGGATTCCGATATGGAGCGAGGATGACATGGAGAAGATAATCAGGGAGCACGATATAGATATCGTCGTCTTCGCCTACTCAGACGTCTCACACGAGCACGTCATGCACCTCGCTAGCAGGGCTCACTCCGCTGGAGCCGACTTCTGGCTCCTCGGACCAAAGAGCACGATGCTCAAGTCCAGCAAGCCCGTCGTCGCTGTTACCGCCGTCAGAACCGGCTGTGGAAAGAGCCAGACCTCAAGGAAGGTCGCCAAACTGCTCCAGGAGATGGGCTACAAGGTCGTTGCCATAAGGCACCCGATGCCCTACGGCGACCTCAGGAAGCAGGTCGTCCAGAGGTTTGCAAGCTTTGAAGACCTCGACAAATACGAGTGCACCATCGAGGAGAGGGAGGAGTACGAGCCCTACATCGAGAGGGGAATGGTGGTTTATGCCGGCGTTGACTACGAGAAGATTCTCCGCGAGGCCGAGAAAGAGGCCGACATAATCCTCTGGGACGGCGGAAACAACGACTTCCCGTTCTACGTTCCCGACCTCTGGATAGTGGTTACAGACCCGCACAGGCCGGGTCACGAGCTCAAGTACCACCCCGGTGAGACCAACTTCAGGAGCGCTGACGTGATAATCATCAACAAGATCGACACCGCCAACCGCGACGACATCCAGAAGGTCAGGGAGAACATCGAGAAGATCAACCCGAACGCTACCGTCATCGAGGCGGCCTCGCCGATATTCGTTGACAAACCAGAGCTGATAAAGGGCAAGCGCGTCTTAGTTGTCGAGGACGGGCCAACGCTCACCCACGGTGGTATGAGGTATGGGGCAGGCTACGTTGCAGCTAAGAAGTTTGGGGCGAAGGAGATAATCGACCCGAGGCCCTACGCGGTCGGCTCAATCGTCGAGACCTACAAGAAGTACCCGCACCTCGACGTCATCCTTCCTGCAATGGGCTACGGCAAGAAGCAGATCAAGGAGCTCGAGGAGACCATCAACAGGGCCGATGCTGACGTCGTCATCATGGGCACCCCCGTTGACCTTAGGCGCTTCATGAACCTCAACAAGCCGGCCGTTCGCGTCAAGTACGAGCTTGAGGAGATCGGCCAGCCCAAGCTCAAGGACGTTCTTGAGGAGTGGGTTAAGAACTGTGAGAAGCTCAGGAAGTGA
- a CDS encoding alanyl-tRNA editing protein gives MDEVRTHTALHVVKGAVVKVLGEKAKWTASTYVKGNRGVLTVKFDRKPTPEEVREIERLANEKIRENAPVKVYELPREEAKKRFGEDMYDLFPVPEEVKALKVVVIEGWNVNACNKEHTKTTGEIGAIKIRKVRFRRSKELLEISFEVL, from the coding sequence ATGGACGAGGTTAGAACACACACCGCCCTCCACGTGGTGAAGGGAGCGGTTGTCAAGGTTCTTGGAGAGAAAGCCAAGTGGACTGCATCAACCTACGTTAAAGGCAACCGGGGAGTCCTGACGGTCAAGTTCGACCGAAAGCCCACTCCGGAGGAGGTCAGGGAAATAGAGCGTCTCGCCAACGAGAAAATCAGGGAAAACGCCCCCGTCAAGGTTTACGAGCTCCCGCGCGAGGAGGCCAAGAAGCGCTTCGGCGAGGATATGTACGACCTCTTCCCGGTTCCCGAGGAGGTAAAGGCCCTCAAAGTGGTCGTCATCGAGGGCTGGAACGTCAACGCCTGCAATAAGGAGCATACGAAGACGACGGGAGAAATAGGGGCGATAAAAATTAGGAAAGTCCGCTTCAGGAGGAGCAAGGAGCTTTTGGAAATTAGCTTTGAGGTTCTCTGA
- a CDS encoding ATP-binding protein: MIGLREITLEYLGALEKGEEIPREINLPRGSDIKAIVGPRRVGKTFLMLRTARELIEKGENVLYLPFDEPELRKLTARQLAEEIRREFPEGRVTLFLDEIQEWDEWDTKLRWLHDVGDFNIYVSGSSSALLSSEIPSKLRGRHLSKLILPLSFREIAGKERPMTFRERGKLRKLLDEYVKWGGFPEVWLTKSREKVISILETIFYRDIIEHFAFRDVREFREVFYYVLSLCGGYFTYRSLQRALKGLGVEANVKTIMNYLHAMESSFLIFELPLFSTSTKRIMRSPRKLYLVDTAFTSLFFKGQDAGRKIENLVFLELLREKSYRNPLIELSYYSDGDSEVDFVIRVGGEVTELVQVTYEITPSNYEREVLGLLKAGKRLGVDKLTLVTMDEEKKLREGGKIIDVIPLWKFLLREPQS; the protein is encoded by the coding sequence ATGATTGGCCTCAGAGAGATAACACTCGAATACCTCGGTGCCCTTGAGAAGGGAGAAGAGATTCCGAGGGAAATTAACCTCCCGAGGGGAAGCGACATAAAGGCCATAGTCGGCCCGAGAAGGGTCGGGAAGACATTCCTAATGCTCAGAACCGCCAGAGAACTCATTGAGAAGGGTGAAAACGTTCTTTACCTTCCCTTCGATGAGCCCGAGCTGAGGAAGCTCACCGCCCGCCAGCTGGCGGAGGAAATCAGGAGGGAGTTTCCGGAGGGAAGGGTTACGCTCTTCCTCGATGAAATCCAGGAGTGGGACGAGTGGGACACAAAACTGAGATGGCTCCACGACGTTGGTGACTTCAACATCTACGTCTCCGGCTCATCCTCTGCCCTTCTCTCATCGGAGATACCCTCAAAGCTTAGGGGAAGGCACCTTTCAAAGCTGATTCTCCCCCTGTCGTTTCGTGAGATCGCCGGAAAAGAGAGGCCGATGACATTCAGGGAGAGGGGTAAGCTCAGGAAACTCCTGGACGAGTACGTAAAGTGGGGGGGCTTTCCGGAAGTGTGGCTGACGAAATCGCGCGAGAAGGTTATTTCAATACTCGAGACGATATTCTACCGCGACATAATAGAGCACTTCGCCTTCAGGGACGTGAGGGAGTTCCGGGAGGTTTTCTATTACGTCCTATCGCTCTGCGGGGGTTACTTCACCTATCGCTCCCTCCAGAGGGCGCTTAAAGGGCTGGGAGTTGAGGCGAACGTTAAGACGATTATGAACTACCTTCACGCAATGGAGTCCTCTTTCCTCATCTTCGAGCTTCCGCTCTTTTCAACGTCCACAAAAAGGATAATGCGGAGTCCAAGAAAGCTCTACCTTGTGGATACTGCCTTTACAAGCCTATTCTTTAAGGGCCAAGATGCTGGAAGAAAAATTGAGAACTTGGTTTTTCTGGAGCTCCTGCGGGAGAAAAGCTACCGCAATCCTCTGATTGAGCTCTCCTACTACTCCGATGGAGACAGCGAAGTGGATTTCGTCATTAGAGTTGGGGGTGAAGTTACGGAGCTGGTTCAGGTTACGTACGAAATAACGCCCTCAAACTACGAAAGGGAAGTCCTCGGACTCCTCAAGGCCGGCAAAAGACTAGGGGTTGATAAGCTCACCCTCGTCACGATGGACGAAGAAAAAAAGCTCAGGGAGGGGGGGAAGATCATCGATGTAATTCCACTCTGGAAGTTTCTGCTCAGAGAACCTCAAAGCTAA
- a CDS encoding PIN domain-containing protein — protein sequence MSKHVGKDVALEQYRLYTSSKFISMERETEGDWERAWELFFKYTDKKGLNMIDALALAMMERLKIRKAFTFDSDFTVLFETAP from the coding sequence GTGAGCAAGCACGTCGGCAAGGACGTCGCACTTGAGCAGTACAGGCTCTACACTTCAAGCAAGTTCATCTCTATGGAGAGGGAAACAGAGGGCGACTGGGAAAGAGCATGGGAGTTATTCTTCAAATACACCGACAAGAAGGGGCTTAACATGATAGACGCACTGGCCCTTGCCATGATGGAGCGCTTGAAGATAAGAAAGGCCTTCACCTTCGATAGTGACTTCACCGTTCTCTTCGAGACCGCTCCTTAG
- a CDS encoding extradiol dioxygenase, producing the protein MLVGIGLMPHGNPVLEPPDEETRKLAEVLRDIGRAFSDVDSYVLISPHNVRMSDHLGVVMAENLISWLGFEGVELPGEWKTDRELAEKIYRAEKDAGIPIVDLNFASRSGQYSRWPLSWGELIPLQFLRKRPLVLMTPSRGIDRKTLVKSGEILGKVLEESGKRIALIVSADHGHGHSENGPYGKVKESEEYDRLIMELINENRLEELPSVPEELVRKALVDSYWQMLMMLGAMRVGEFELRESAYACPTYFGMAGALWVRKN; encoded by the coding sequence ATGCTCGTCGGAATAGGTTTGATGCCCCACGGAAACCCGGTTTTGGAGCCCCCTGATGAGGAGACTAGAAAGCTGGCGGAGGTTCTCAGGGACATCGGGAGAGCCTTCTCTGATGTTGACTCCTACGTCCTGATAAGCCCGCACAACGTGAGAATGAGCGACCACCTCGGCGTTGTTATGGCGGAGAACCTGATTTCGTGGCTCGGCTTCGAGGGAGTTGAACTTCCGGGGGAGTGGAAAACCGATCGAGAACTGGCCGAGAAAATATACAGGGCCGAAAAAGATGCCGGAATTCCAATAGTTGATTTGAACTTTGCCAGCAGGAGTGGTCAATACTCCCGCTGGCCCCTCAGCTGGGGAGAGCTAATACCCCTCCAGTTCCTCAGAAAGAGGCCTCTGGTTTTGATGACGCCGTCGAGGGGAATTGACAGGAAAACCCTCGTGAAGTCGGGCGAAATCCTCGGGAAAGTCCTTGAGGAGAGCGGGAAGAGGATAGCCCTTATAGTCAGCGCTGACCACGGACACGGGCACAGCGAAAACGGTCCCTACGGCAAGGTAAAGGAGAGCGAGGAGTACGACAGGCTTATCATGGAGCTCATCAACGAGAACCGGCTTGAAGAGCTTCCCAGCGTTCCCGAGGAGCTGGTGAGAAAAGCCCTGGTTGACAGCTACTGGCAGATGCTCATGATGCTCGGAGCTATGAGGGTTGGAGAATTTGAGCTTAGGGAGAGCGCCTATGCCTGTCCAACATACTTTGGCATGGCGGGAGCGCTGTGGGTGAGGAAGAACTAA
- the thrC gene encoding threonine synthase, with translation MRLRCPICGREYDKPVQRCECGEPVEFELFEGEPYIAKTVWERFYDFWPIEPELGLSLGEGDTPLIKSKLGKELGVKLYLKNETVNPTWSFKDRGTFLAVSYALKAGYKAVGTVSTGNMGASVSAYASRFGLKAKILVSESASDEKVKAISVYGGDVIRVKGDYGRLYFESLKLGEKLGIYFINSDNPFRVEGYKGIAFEIAEELSPDYVLIPTSSGGLFRGIAKGFIELKESGLIDELPTLVAVQAEGCSPICRAFKEGKEKIERFERPETIAKAIANPYPPSGNAVLKLLREFGWKCVAVSDGEIIKAQKKLAGEGLFVQPASATGIAALKKLTQSDVISEGSKVVSILTGSGLKTLPHAEGGEARECPLENLENCLR, from the coding sequence TTGAGGCTTAGGTGTCCAATCTGCGGAAGGGAGTACGATAAACCCGTGCAGAGGTGCGAATGCGGTGAGCCGGTGGAGTTTGAACTCTTTGAGGGAGAGCCTTACATCGCCAAGACAGTCTGGGAGAGGTTTTACGACTTCTGGCCCATCGAGCCAGAGCTTGGGCTTTCCCTCGGTGAAGGCGATACACCTCTCATCAAATCAAAGCTCGGAAAGGAACTTGGGGTAAAGCTCTACCTCAAGAACGAAACGGTTAATCCCACATGGAGCTTTAAAGACAGGGGAACGTTTCTGGCGGTGAGCTACGCTCTCAAAGCGGGCTATAAGGCCGTCGGAACGGTCTCGACCGGCAACATGGGGGCCAGCGTTTCAGCCTACGCATCGCGCTTTGGCCTTAAGGCGAAAATCCTCGTTTCTGAAAGCGCGAGCGACGAGAAGGTGAAAGCCATCTCCGTCTACGGCGGGGACGTGATAAGGGTTAAAGGCGACTACGGGAGGCTTTACTTCGAGAGCCTGAAGCTTGGAGAGAAGCTCGGTATCTATTTCATAAACTCCGACAACCCGTTTCGCGTTGAGGGCTACAAGGGCATCGCCTTTGAGATAGCGGAGGAGCTGAGTCCGGACTACGTTTTGATTCCCACCAGCTCTGGGGGCCTCTTCAGGGGAATAGCGAAGGGATTCATCGAGCTGAAGGAAAGCGGGCTGATTGATGAGCTCCCCACGCTCGTTGCGGTTCAGGCGGAAGGCTGTTCACCGATATGCAGGGCGTTCAAAGAGGGGAAAGAAAAAATCGAGCGCTTCGAAAGGCCAGAAACGATAGCAAAGGCCATCGCCAACCCCTACCCACCGAGCGGTAACGCGGTTCTGAAGCTCCTAAGGGAGTTCGGCTGGAAGTGCGTTGCGGTGAGCGATGGGGAAATCATCAAAGCGCAGAAAAAGCTCGCGGGAGAAGGCCTCTTCGTCCAGCCCGCGAGCGCGACTGGAATTGCCGCGCTGAAGAAGCTCACCCAGAGTGATGTTATTTCCGAGGGGTCAAAGGTAGTTTCGATTCTTACTGGTTCGGGATTGAAGACACTCCCCCATGCGGAAGGCGGGGAAGCTAGGGAGTGCCCCCTCGAAAACCTTGAAAACTGCCTGAGGTGA
- a CDS encoding DUF4157 domain-containing protein, protein MRKGFVALVLVGLLLVSLCSAVELAYPRGSVLEQVREIIKADEEIRGLYFKEMPRIVVITRAEAIRMFSSPPAEDRVNELTYKLTLLIPGNYSFERAKRQEEAGWIAMTVGNTVYIIGENFEANPSMAKRALAHELVHVLQRQWFNAKYGADTFDGTLAVRALVEGDADLVADIYCKLNGIPIYKIRSLGGNPLDDLGRFPYVYGDRFVRYLYEKGGWELVNSAYRRYPVSTAQIMNPELYLENVTPVNVSLGVPANWTVMRDDRMGAFYVYVLLRDSAKLGNSTAWKVSKDWLGDRLVLAVNGTDYVLLWKVEFSSENSAELFAETLRGLAGKDDYARFTITREGNVVLLKAVRRVRVEA, encoded by the coding sequence ATGAGGAAAGGTTTCGTTGCACTCGTGCTGGTCGGCCTTCTGCTTGTTTCACTCTGCTCTGCCGTTGAGCTCGCATACCCGAGGGGTTCCGTTCTTGAGCAGGTCAGGGAGATAATCAAAGCCGACGAGGAAATAAGGGGTCTCTACTTCAAGGAAATGCCGAGGATAGTCGTGATAACCCGCGCCGAGGCAATAAGGATGTTCTCAAGTCCACCAGCTGAGGACAGGGTCAACGAGCTGACATACAAGCTTACTCTCCTGATACCGGGCAACTACTCCTTTGAGAGGGCCAAGAGGCAGGAGGAGGCGGGATGGATAGCTATGACGGTTGGGAACACGGTCTACATCATAGGGGAGAACTTCGAGGCAAACCCAAGCATGGCGAAGAGGGCTTTGGCCCACGAGCTCGTCCATGTCCTCCAGAGGCAGTGGTTCAACGCCAAATACGGTGCCGACACCTTCGACGGGACGCTAGCCGTCAGGGCGCTCGTTGAGGGTGATGCAGACCTCGTGGCGGACATCTACTGCAAGCTCAACGGGATACCGATATACAAGATAAGGTCGCTCGGGGGCAACCCTCTGGACGATCTCGGGAGGTTCCCCTACGTCTACGGCGACCGCTTCGTGAGATACCTCTATGAGAAGGGTGGCTGGGAACTCGTGAACAGCGCCTACAGACGTTACCCTGTCTCGACGGCCCAGATAATGAACCCCGAGCTCTACCTCGAAAACGTAACCCCCGTAAACGTCTCCCTGGGCGTCCCTGCCAACTGGACGGTGATGAGGGACGACAGGATGGGGGCCTTCTACGTTTACGTCCTCCTGCGCGACAGTGCGAAACTGGGCAACTCGACCGCTTGGAAGGTCTCCAAGGATTGGCTCGGCGACAGGCTGGTTTTGGCAGTTAACGGAACCGACTACGTCCTCCTCTGGAAGGTCGAGTTCTCAAGCGAGAATTCGGCAGAGCTATTTGCCGAGACCCTAAGGGGACTCGCCGGTAAGGACGACTACGCGAGGTTCACGATAACCCGTGAGGGCAACGTTGTTTTGCTGAAAGCCGTTAGGAGGGTCAGGGTTGAGGCTTAG
- the psmB gene encoding archaeal proteasome endopeptidase complex subunit beta — translation MEKKTGTTTVGVKAKDGVVLAADTQASLDHMVETLNIRKILPITDRIAITTAGSVGDVQALARMLEAEARYYQFTWGRPMTAKAMAHLLSNILNENKWFPYLVQIIIGGYVEEPTLANLDPLGGLIFDDYTATGSGSPFAIAVLEEGFKKDMSVEEARELAVRAVRTAGKRDVYTGSKKVQVVVITKNGMKEEFVEFND, via the coding sequence ATGGAGAAGAAGACCGGGACGACGACTGTTGGAGTGAAGGCAAAGGACGGTGTTGTGCTCGCCGCTGACACCCAGGCATCGCTTGACCACATGGTGGAGACCCTCAACATAAGGAAAATCCTTCCGATAACCGACAGGATAGCGATAACCACCGCTGGAAGCGTGGGCGACGTTCAAGCGCTCGCGAGAATGCTTGAGGCGGAGGCTCGCTATTATCAGTTTACATGGGGCAGGCCTATGACGGCTAAGGCCATGGCGCACCTGCTCAGCAACATACTCAACGAGAACAAGTGGTTCCCCTACCTCGTCCAGATAATCATAGGTGGCTACGTTGAAGAGCCGACTCTGGCCAACCTCGACCCCCTCGGCGGTCTGATATTCGATGACTACACTGCCACGGGCTCGGGCAGTCCCTTTGCAATAGCGGTTCTTGAAGAGGGCTTTAAGAAGGACATGAGCGTTGAAGAGGCCAGAGAACTCGCCGTAAGGGCCGTCAGAACCGCTGGAAAGCGCGATGTTTACACCGGGAGCAAGAAGGTTCAAGTGGTCGTCATCACCAAGAATGGCATGAAGGAGGAGTTCGTGGAGTTTAACGATTGA